From the genome of Papaver somniferum cultivar HN1 chromosome 2, ASM357369v1, whole genome shotgun sequence, one region includes:
- the LOC113353553 gene encoding zinc finger protein 11-like, which translates to MVESSKQKMERTLINKNNNSNKVKETWEHNRSYSYGKETLGSKFSWPPRPYTCSFCKREFRSAQALGGHMNIHRRDRARLNQSIPWDINQYQHANFISPNPNFHPSSSTAAAFTNHHFPPAAYPSTIAYPLPSSTTPPSITACSSSTPPSTEDNIRIKSFISSSSFSQLSSTKGQENAKNSAATALPMMEMLSEVGDGHQLEDFMNENYNHYQYCGSNNMKIYGENVRLDLEIGLCCEDDLDLELRLGFSS; encoded by the exons ATG GTTGAATCGTCAAAACAAAAAATGGAGAGAACCCTcatcaacaagaacaacaacagcaacaaagtTAAGGAAACATGGGAACACAACAGAAGTTATAGTTATGGGAAAGAAACTTTAGGCAGTAAGTTCTCATGGCCACCAAGACCTTACACATGTAGTTTCTGTAAAAGGGAATTTCGATCTGCTCAAGCTCTTGGAGGTCATATGAATATTCATAGGAGAGATAGAGCTAGGTTGAACCAATCAATTCCTTGGGACATTAACCAATATCAGCATGCTAACTTCATCAgccctaaccctaattttcacCCATCATCCTCTACTGCTGCTGCTTTCACTAATCACCATTTCCCACCTGCAGCTTACCCTTCTACAATTGCTTACCCGTTGCCTAGTAGTACTACTCCTCCATCTATCACTGCTTGTTCGTCTTCAACACCACCTTCAACTGAGGACAATATTAGGATAAAATCATTTATAAGTTCATCTTCTTTCAGCCAGTTGTCGAGCACGAAAGGCCAGGAAAATGCAAAGAACAGCGCCGCAACTGCTTTACCTATGATGGAAATGTTGTCGGAAGTTGGAGACGGACATCAGCTTGAGGATTTCATGAATGAGAATTACAATCACTATCAGTACTGTGGCAGCAACAACATGAAGATTTATGGTGAAAATGTTAGGCTAGATTTGGAGATTGGCTTGTGCTGTGAAGATGACTTAGATTTGGAGCTGAGGCTTGGGTTTTCTTCATAA